A stretch of Porites lutea chromosome 5, jaPorLute2.1, whole genome shotgun sequence DNA encodes these proteins:
- the LOC140939127 gene encoding histone H2A-like: MSGRGKGKAKGTKSKSRSSRAGLQFPVGRIHRLLRKGNYAERVGAGAPVYLAAVLEYLSAEILELAGNAARDNKKTRIIPRHLQLAVRNDEELNKLLAGVTIAQGGVLPNIQAVLLPKKTEKKPKA, translated from the coding sequence ATGTCTGGTCGCGGTAAAGGAAAGGCAAAGGGCACCAAGTCCAAGAGCCGATCATCCCGAGCTGGGCTTCAGTTCCCTGTTGGTCGAATCCACCGTCTTCTGCGCAAAGGCAACTATGCTGAGCGTGTTGGCGCTGGTGCTCCAGTCTACTTGGCTGCAGTGCTCGAGTATTTGAGCGCTGAGATCCTTGAGTTGGCGGGCAACGCTGCTCGTGACAACAAGAAGACCAGAATCATTCCCCGTCACCTTCAGCTTGCTGTCCGCAACGATGAAGAGTTGAACAAACTGCTCGCCGgcgtcaccatcgctcaaggaggtgttcttcccaacatccAGGCTGTTCTTCTGCCCAAGAAGACCGAGAAGAAGCCAAAAGCTTAA
- the LOC140939129 gene encoding histone H2B, gonadal-like, with protein MAPKVAGKKGEKRAGKAKAPSDGKKKRRGKRKESYAIYIYKVLKQVHPDTGISSKAMGIMNSFVNDIFERIATEASRLAHYNKKSTISSREIQTAIRLLLPGELAKHAVSEGTKAVTKYTSSK; from the coding sequence ATGGCACCTAAAGTAGCAGGAAAGAAAGGCGAGAAGAGAGCTGGAAAGGCTAAGGCTCCATCTGAtggaaagaagaagaggaggggaaagagaaaggaaagctATGCTATCTACATCTACAAGGTGTTGAAGCAAGTTCATCCTGACACCGGTATCTCCAGCAAAGCCATGGGCATAATGAACTCGTTCGTTAACGACATCTTCGAGCGCATCGCTACTGAAGCTTCCCGCCttgcccactacaacaagaaatcAACCATCAGTTCTCGCGAGATCCAGACCGCCATCAGGCTGCTTCTGCCCGGTGAACTGGCCAAACACGCAGTCAGTGAAGGAACCAAAGCTGTGACCAAGTACACCAGCAGCAAGTAA